Sequence from the Metopolophium dirhodum isolate CAU chromosome 2, ASM1992520v1, whole genome shotgun sequence genome:
attattgtattaaaatttaaaaatattaatacggatattttaatatttgttctaaaaataacgTAGTTACAAATCAAATTGGTATTTATGCGGGAGTGTATTTTTCCGAAAATAAATCAccagtatttttaaatgttatataattaatattacttgtaagttgtagatcaaatatatatagacaGCGCACGATTGACAAATGagtaatgacaatattaattaataattgttaggaAAATACGTAACAATAAAACATCATTGGTGGAAATGCGggatacgataatatatttttttaaattatttattattatttttcaatttctcaGGAAAAACCCGgggtttttttttggaaaacctTTTTTTCCGGAAATTTTGATCCCTACTAgtacttacatattaatatattatatcacctATACgcgtaaaataaatagtttatgaaattaaatgtaaactTACACTAAAAGATTAAGCAAGTTTTTAATTCGTTTTAGACTATAATCTCCAGATCTctgtataaaaactaaaaagcacCACAAGTCACAGAATTTCTATAATTCATTCTAGCAATTAGAAAAGTGAATGTCGTTCTGCCATATTTGGCAGCCGACAATTTGCAGATCAACATCAAATGACGTAATCgcaacaattatttaatgttagtaatcattttataaatgataaatttatttgcgaaataactaaaaatgtatataatttattattataggtacttatataaaaaaatatatatattttttttaagttaagcAATGAATGTTTTTCCTGCGTTTAAAGTTATTGAGCAGACGTAGTGACTGTCTTAAAGTATTCTCTAATGCTCAGCTCTCGCaattttcaagataaaatacaatatttcacaCTATCTtggtaatataacatattaattattctacagcaaccattttgattttgatttggCACAAATTAATTCtggaaatacttatattatattttatagagacTTCTTAAAATTTTAGAGTTTAGATGAACGGAACAGtgtagaaaaaactattctaattttgtagatgaaaatataaaagttgaattgcATATAAATTCAACGTTAAAATTGATGACAATCcaatggtttaaaatatataatataaaaaaggtttaaaaaaaaaattgagaggTTGACAAAaactaggtaataaaataagcaaatcatttgttaattttaagttctttgatttttttaatttttcagtacAAATAACTTCAATAAGagtgttgtggtaaaaaaaatcatcttgaATATCGGAAAATCAGTAATACAACTCAAACGAATAATATAGTGCACTGACACAGttcattaattgatttattattcgtTTGTCCAGAcgcataaatacatacaaaaataaaaaccatattatacatttttaagtatcaAGTTATTTACCTACAACTTACACACAGGGTTgtcgtattataggtacctagcaaTTAGCATGATACGCATTACgctttataatgtataggtacataaattgcataataacttttataactcgttataaacattaaaagtaGTAATTGCAGAGTGCAGACTGAGTGTTGTAATTTGTGATACTGTTGCGAAAATAAAACGACATTTTAAACACTTCGTACGAAcagtgttattaataattatactatttactcGTGTCAACGAATTATTCGTCTCTGTAgcaattttataagtttaatatttaccagcatattattataactagcaAGTACAAACGTGAAGCAAAcccattttaaaacaaaatatgaacgaATGTTGTGACGAGgtggatattatttattattattattcctgataaaaatatatttcggtGGTACAAATGTACGATGTAAAAACTAACctgtacattcatttttataaacttttaatcgGTCGCGGATGTGATTAATCTGCAGCTGGGCCGTTAAACCGACTTTTAACCTCCGTTAAAGATACATTTAACACGTTTGTGCTGCGCCTTTGCTTTAACGAACTGCTAAACGAGATAACGGTCCATTAAAAGTTTATTGCCGacgtaatgtaatatttttatggtattttatcattttctaacTAAATATGAGATAttggtacaaattaaattattttatcataatggcCGTGTAATATTGTTATCTCTTTTTTATGTAACAGGCAACAGCTATATAGGTTGAAAAATGTTtaggttttaaaatatgaaaaatatgaacttccaacgctaataaaaatttaatttgatttgcttgtagacattttttttaacaaaggttgacaaacttatgagaCCTGATCCGGCTAATGTAGCAGCAGTGACACAGTTCCCAATTCCTAAATCAATAGCCGATGTGCACAGTTTTGTGGGACTAGACAGTTATTTTAGGAGGTTTATTGAAAACTTTTCCATTTTGGCAGCACCACTGTATGCGCTGTTAAAAAAGGGAGCTCAATTTAAGTTTGGGGAGAAGGAGTCACAGGTCTTTGAGTTGTTAAAAAGTAAGTTAGTGCAAATGCCGATTCTGGCATTATATTCCCCGTCAGCTGAAACTAAAGTGTATTGTGATGCTAGAGCGTTGGGTTATGGAGTGATCCTTTTACAGAAACAGAAAGACGGGTTAATGCATCCTTTGTTTTATTATAGCAAGAGAACCACTGAGATAGAAGCTAAATATCATAGTTATGAATTGGAGTGTTTGGCATTAGTATATGTAGTGAAGCGTTTTTATGTTTATCTCAATGGAATTAAGTTCAAAGTGTTCACTGATTGTGAAAGTTATAAGTTGACCATGAACAAGAAAGATATGAACCCTCAGATTGCAAAATGGGCATTACTATTTCAGAATTATGATTTCTGTATTGAACATCGTGCAGGAAGTAAAATGAAACACGTTAACGCGTTAAGTCGGAATaccaatatattagtattatatgaaaatactttTGAACAAACATTGTCAGTTAAACAAATTGAAGATAAAGATATTGACAAGTTAAAAGAGCGGTTGAGGAAGTCTGAAGATAAGTACTTTGAGATGAGGAATGGTTTGGTATATAGAAAGTACAAAAGTGAgctgttattttatataacaataataataataacaataatgaactTTATTGCAACAACAacagtacatacataataagaaataacaaaaataacacgAGTTACATATTGCAGCACCCCCTAAAAGCTAAGCTTGTGCTGGGGGAGCGAGTTCTTTTGACCTACCtagaaatatacatacatttgaataatataataataaatctgtttttttatactattacactataaatataataatacataatacaatatcttAAATAATAGTCTCATTAAGTATAATCATATTTTCTTTAAGTCAACATGTCTAAGATAAGTTTTGAAagactttaaattttcaaactgattaatattaatatttaataatcgacATAAATTTAAACCAGTATACAATACACTTTTTTGCCCAAAGACTTTTTGGCATTTCAATAAACGAATATTAACATTTTGCTTATATCTAGTATCATGATCATGATCTGATAcaggtattaaatgtttatgcttAAATAAATGAACTAATACAGCTTGATTATATACTACCTTAAAACTATTTACATtaagtttttcataaattaaaatagtatttgtttGCAGTGgaagatttaataaatatttaataataccattTATTGTTACATTTAAGTTATGTACAATGCTGTTACAAGCTCCTCCCCAGATGGATATACCATATGAAAAAATAGATTGCACTAAGGCTAAATAAAcaattcttttataatttacatctaATATATACCTGGCTTCAtgaaatatatagaaaaatttatgtaaaataccatttaaataatttacatgacCATCCCATCTAAGTCTATGATCTATTTTTAAGCCAAGATATTTTAACTCATTGACTTTTTCAAGTTTTACACATTTTGGatcacatttatttaaattagtattacattttaggGAATGTACAATCAAATTATATCcatgtaaaacattaataacagataaattaaaacatataaatttagatttcagtaaattttactttaacttatttttacaaaaccaaatatatacttcatttaaaatattatttgcttcATGATACAAATTTTCGATTGTTGGTTCGGATATTAGAATAGCTGTATCATCAGCAAAACTAATGAATTCTTTATTACTAtctgtatttatattcaataagtcatttataaaaaagataaacAACAATGGGCCTAAGACTGTTCCCTGCGGAACTCCAcaggttatttatttatttatttatttgtataatttaaacgaGCGAACCCAGTTACATTTACTATAGACATACgtctacaattatataatatagtaataataataataataataataatattttttatcacatgaacactaattttaaaataataataagacaattaTACAGATAGTATCCATTTGGTAAATATACAGGTTTAAGTAATGTATGTGATGAGACacttatgaaaataattcaCTGAAAACAAAAAGGTTAAGAATACAGAGTAAAGTAGTATAACATTGGAAATCAACTTATGAGTAATTgacatagattatattatttatacagctaaaatattatttaggtaaagaTCAAAATCCTTTAAGGAGACGCAGGAAAATAgatcaacatttaaataattaacaagttGCATTGATCTATTCATAGGAGCACTTAGACCATAGTTTGAACGTTGGAGTTGCacataaaaagtattcaattgCCTAGTTCTACGATTTGggatataaaaattcaataaagaaaGTAGTTCAGGACAGTTAATATACCCattcgttaatttaaaaataaaacatagatCAAGTCTTTTCCTTCTTTTGACAAGGGTTTCTAGCTTTAAATAGGACAATAATGGTTGATACGATGAGTGAGGCGCTCGTTCGATACAACATCTGAATTGAATGATACGTAGAAAACGGTTTTGAATTGATTCCATGCTTTTTGTAGCACCGATTGATTGTGAGGACCATACTATAGATCCATAATCAAGTAATGATCTAACGAAGGAACAGTAGAGTGACTTTAACGCTAAAGGATTTACGAAGTCTTTACAGCTACGATTTATGAAACCTAACATTGAAGAGgctttattttgaatataaatatagtgatCATTAAATGAAAGAGATGGGTCAAAATAAATTCCCTGATCCTTGTACAGATAGACTCGATCTAATTTaatgttgtttatataataattatataaagtagGTGTACGGTTTTTAGAGaaggtaataattttacatttgtttatgtTGAgggataaattattttgagtacacCAGGTGCTGAGACGATTTAAGTCATCCTGTAGCAACAAATTATCAGCTGGTGATGTAATTATACGGTAAATTTTCATATCATCTGCATATAATAACGTATTAGAGTTTAAAAATTCGATgtcattgataaataaattaaatagaagtGGAGCTAAATGTGATCCCTGTGGAACACcagtgttaattttaaataatgaagaaTTAAAACTCGTGCATTTTACATATTGCTGCCTTCCAGTTATGAATGAAACTAACCAAGAGTGGAAAGGATTACGTATACCTAGATTAAATAACTTTGAGCTAAGAACACAATGATCTAGTTTATCAAACGCCTTGGAGAAATCAGTATAAATAACGTCGACTTGGAGTCCAGTTCTGAAAGCTTGTAGGATGTAATTTTGGAGTACTAGTAAGTTCGTGGTTGTTGATTTACCCGGCATGAAGCCATGTTGAACATcagagataatatttttaaataacggaaatttttttttgtgtacaatactTTCAAACAATTTAGGGATAATCGAAATTATAGAAATTGGGCGATAATTAGTGACCAAAGTAATGTCTCCCCCTTTAGGAATCGGtttaatataagaaattttCCATTTATCCGGAAAAACACCAGATTTAAGtgacataataaataagtataataaaggGATAGACAGAACACATTTACAGTTTGTGAAGAAAGCATACGGAATATTATCAGGACCAGGACAAGTAGTGGATTTTAAGTTGCTTAACTCATCATAAATATCGCTTAAAGTAATGACGCAGGTGTTCAAATCGACTTTCATCGATTTAATATCATCTGGTGGTTTttgcataaaatttaattgtttgtaaatagtagaataataattgGCGAAACTTTCCGCGATTTTGTCACCACCAGTAACAGTTTGATTACTATATGAGATAACAGATGGAATATTAGAATTTGATCGtttgctataaatataattccagAACCTTTTAGGGTTAGAGACTATTGAACTTTGAGTTCTCTGTATAAAATTACCATAATCAGTCTTATTAACAACTTTACATTTAGCACGTAGATtagagaatatattataatttacattagttGGCGtttgtttatatactttatgGGCAACTTTTTTTGAGAATATTAACTGTTTTAGAGTTTTGGAAAACCATAAAGGATACTTTAAGAAGAACATACGTTTTTTTTGACAGTGTACATCAATTATATCGTGTAATCTGGAGTAGAATATATCAAGTGCTTCATTAATATGTAAATCTTTAAATGTGCAACTCCAATCAGTTGAGGCCATACAAGACCTAATGGCATTATAATCACAACTAATAAAATCATGaacaatttcattataatataaattgttttttgtggATGAAAGTGGAAGTGGAATTTTTAATGCAGGATGAAATTTATAGTCTAGAGGGACAAGAGGAGAAGTTTCCAAGGAAACATTAACATTGACAATATTTGAGAAAACTAGATCTAGTAATGATCCAGaagaattatgtattaaattattttgcattaaattaacataagATAAGGCAGATATAATGTTTgattcatacaaattattatttgacaatCTAGGAATAATTTTGCGGTTATTAGAGACCCAATTAACATTAGTTAAATTGTAATCACCTAACACCAAAAatctatcattataatatttactcataAGATTATCGATTACATTAACATggctattatataaatttaaatcagagCGCGGCGGGAAGTACACGGATCCGACGATTAAAGAAATgtgatttatatgtatttttacaaatagttgCTCGACCAAATCTTGTTGTATAATTAAGCGATGACATGGATATTGAACTTTGATTGCAATTAAGACACCTCCTCCTCGAATGTCGGGACCATGAATTTCGTAACGATCACATCGGAAAACGGTGTAATGAGGACAAAGTCCAAGTTCAGAGTCATTAACAGAACGAGATAACCAGGTTtcagttaatataattaaatcataattaagaAGTGCTAGGTTACGTATAAATACATCTAATTTGGTATTTAGACCGCGgacattttgataatatacaGATAGATTTTTTTAGGTAGTTGATGTTATAAGTTTTTTGAGATAGTAGGTACATTGTTGatgtatctaataaataaattatcctcGCCGGTATCACTACGTTGCTTAAGTTGAGATACAATGTTAGTAAAATATTGCCGTTGCTGTGTTGTCCGATCAGATGCAATGCGAATATCCTTGAAGTTAGCAGTACTAAGTAATTTAcgttttacttttaagacttcaAAAACATCGGATGAATTAGGTAAAGTAGTAAGCAGAGGACGaggtttatttgattgtttACCCAAGCGACGGACAGATACAGgattaatttgtaaatcaatgc
This genomic interval carries:
- the LOC132938784 gene encoding uncharacterized protein LOC132938784, producing MSTSTNETLDTNEALKQILDTVNELKSTQNKIIASINSCRESNKTQEKTEVISENKTLKAKIEPIEGKITTLETAASPGTNVESVYSELMDRQSRLTDTLTVDEILKSIDLQINPVSVRRLGKQSNKPRPLLTTLPNSSDVFEVLKVKRKLLSTANFKDIRIASDRTTQQRQYFTNIVSQLKQRSDTALLNYDLIILTETWLSRSVNDSELGLCPHYTVFRCDRYEIHGPDIRGGGVLIAIKVQYPCHRLIIQQDLVEQLFVKIHINHISLIVGSVYFPPRSDLNLYNSHVNVIDNLMSKYYNDRFLVLGDYNLTNVNWVSNNRKIIPRLSNNNLYESNIISALSYVNLMQNNLIHNSSGSLLDLVFSNIVNVNVSLETSPLVPLDYKFHPALKIPLPLSSTKNNLYYNEIVHDFISCDYNAIRSCMASTDWSCTFKDLHINEALDIFYSRLHDIIDVHCQKKRMFFLKYPLWFSKTLKQLIFSKKVAHKVYKQTPTNVNYNIFSNLRAKCKVVNKTDYGNFIQRTQSSIVSNPKRFWNYIYSKRSNSNIPSVISYSNQTVTGGDKIAESFANYYSTIYKQLNFMQKPPDDIKSMKVDLNTCVITLSDIYDELSNLKSTTCPGPDNIPYAFFTNYSNKEFISFADDTAILISEPTIENLYHEANNILNEIIDLDGMVM